A genomic region of Prevotella scopos JCM 17725 contains the following coding sequences:
- the mtgA gene encoding monofunctional biosynthetic peptidoglycan transglycosylase — MFKKIFKVIRWVLSLTFISTILAVVVYRFIPVYFTPLMISRCFEQIGKGESVKLYHEWVPLEKISKSMPVAVMASEDQRFLTHHGFDYQAIEKAAEDHLKKGKKLRGGSTISQQTAKNVFLWQGRSWVRKGLEVYFTFLIETLWSKQRIMEVYLNSIEMGDGIYGVEACAEQNFGMEASQLSRRDCALIAATLPNPRRFSSKNPGPYMRKRIGQIEHQMTFIPAFPEEH; from the coding sequence ATGTTCAAGAAGATTTTTAAAGTGATAAGATGGGTTCTATCCCTAACTTTTATCTCAACAATATTAGCGGTAGTTGTTTATCGCTTTATTCCCGTTTACTTTACGCCTTTGATGATTAGTCGTTGTTTTGAACAGATTGGTAAAGGAGAGTCTGTAAAACTTTATCATGAATGGGTACCATTAGAAAAGATATCTAAATCAATGCCTGTAGCAGTGATGGCAAGTGAGGATCAACGTTTCCTTACGCATCATGGTTTCGACTATCAAGCTATCGAGAAAGCAGCTGAAGACCACCTGAAGAAAGGAAAGAAACTGCGTGGTGGTTCTACTATCTCGCAACAGACAGCAAAGAATGTCTTTCTGTGGCAAGGACGCTCATGGGTAAGAAAAGGTTTGGAGGTTTATTTCACTTTCCTTATAGAGACACTATGGAGCAAACAGCGTATCATGGAGGTTTATCTTAATTCAATTGAAATGGGCGATGGAATCTATGGCGTTGAAGCTTGTGCTGAACAAAACTTCGGTATGGAGGCCAGCCAACTTAGTCGAAGAGATTGTGCACTCATAGCAGCGACATTACCTAATCCACGTCGCTTCTCCTCAAAGAATCCTGGACCTTACATGCGCAAGAGAATCGGACAGATTGAACACCAGATGACTTTTATACCAGCTTTCCCAGAAGAACATTAA
- a CDS encoding porin family protein — protein MKQHIITIAVTIMSCTMSAFAQTDRTQTLNVAEHNGWEYEVKTGVNIGGASPLSMPVEIRKISSYSPKFNGTLEGTVTKWLGDDQKWGVSAGLKFEEKGMITGANVKNYSMEILNDGDRVAGYWTGYVKTNYNTTLLTVPVMANYQLSDRWKLRAGLYSSIKLDGQFTGNVSDGYLREGTPVGEKLTFENGNTASYDFSSNLRHFQWGGQLGATWRAFNHFTVNADLTWAFNDIFESEFKTISFALYPIYLNIGFGYRF, from the coding sequence ATGAAACAACATATTATAACAATTGCAGTTACCATAATGAGCTGCACAATGTCAGCTTTTGCACAGACAGATCGTACACAGACGCTGAATGTGGCAGAGCATAATGGATGGGAATATGAGGTAAAAACAGGTGTTAACATCGGTGGTGCATCTCCACTTTCGATGCCTGTAGAAATAAGAAAGATTAGTAGTTATAGCCCAAAGTTCAACGGCACATTGGAAGGAACGGTCACCAAATGGCTTGGTGACGATCAGAAATGGGGCGTCTCTGCTGGACTGAAGTTTGAAGAGAAAGGTATGATAACGGGTGCCAATGTAAAGAACTACAGTATGGAGATCCTAAATGATGGTGATCGTGTTGCTGGTTACTGGACGGGATACGTGAAGACTAACTATAACACAACGCTTCTTACCGTTCCTGTAATGGCTAATTATCAACTCAGTGATCGTTGGAAGTTGCGTGCTGGTCTTTATTCTTCAATAAAGTTAGATGGTCAGTTCACAGGGAATGTGAGCGATGGCTATCTTCGTGAAGGTACACCTGTAGGTGAGAAACTTACATTTGAAAACGGCAACACTGCTTCTTATGATTTCTCTTCTAATCTTCGTCACTTTCAGTGGGGAGGCCAGTTGGGTGCCACATGGCGTGCTTTCAATCATTTCACGGTCAATGCCGATCTGACATGGGCGTTCAATGATATTTTTGAGAGTGAGTTTAAGACAATCAGTTTTGCCCTTTATCCTATCTACCTTAACATCGGTTTTGGATATCGTTTTTAA
- the prfA gene encoding peptide chain release factor 1 — MIDNNNILQKLDGLEARYEEVSTLITDPSVIADQSRYVKLTKEYKDLGDIMDARRRYINCLTTIKEAKDIIANESDAEMKEMAREELSENEELQPKLEEEIKLLLVPKDPEDAKNVQMEIRGGAGGDEAALFAGDLFNMYKRYCDKKGWKLSITSVSEGTAGGFKEIDFAVEGDNVYGTLKYESGVHRVQRVPATETQGRMHTSAATVAVLPEADKFEVNINEGDIKWDTFRSSGAGGQNVNKVESGVRLRYPWKNPNTGEVEEILIECTETRDQPKNKERALSRLYTYIYDHEHQKYVDDIASRRKTLVSTGDRSAKIRTYNYPQGRVTDHRIGFTTHDLQGFMNGEIQDMIDALTVAENAEKLKETEL, encoded by the coding sequence ATGATAGATAACAACAATATATTACAGAAACTTGATGGTCTTGAGGCCCGTTATGAAGAAGTATCAACGCTAATCACTGACCCAAGTGTTATTGCTGATCAGTCACGCTATGTGAAGCTGACGAAGGAATATAAAGATCTTGGTGACATTATGGATGCTCGCCGCCGTTATATTAACTGTCTTACCACTATCAAAGAGGCAAAGGATATCATTGCCAACGAGAGTGATGCTGAGATGAAAGAGATGGCTCGTGAAGAGTTATCGGAAAATGAGGAGCTTCAGCCAAAACTCGAAGAGGAAATCAAGTTATTGCTTGTACCAAAGGACCCTGAGGATGCAAAGAATGTTCAGATGGAGATTCGTGGTGGTGCAGGTGGTGATGAGGCTGCCCTCTTTGCTGGCGACCTCTTTAATATGTACAAACGTTATTGTGACAAGAAGGGCTGGAAGCTCTCTATCACTTCAGTTTCTGAGGGTACAGCAGGTGGTTTTAAGGAGATTGACTTTGCCGTTGAGGGTGATAATGTCTATGGTACCTTAAAGTATGAGTCAGGTGTTCACCGTGTACAGCGTGTACCTGCTACCGAGACACAAGGCCGTATGCACACATCTGCTGCAACAGTAGCCGTATTGCCAGAGGCTGATAAGTTCGAAGTAAATATCAACGAAGGCGACATCAAGTGGGATACATTCCGTTCCAGTGGTGCCGGTGGTCAGAACGTAAATAAGGTTGAATCTGGTGTACGTCTGCGCTATCCATGGAAGAATCCTAACACTGGTGAGGTTGAAGAAATCCTTATCGAGTGTACCGAGACACGTGACCAACCAAAGAATAAGGAGCGCGCATTGAGCCGTCTTTATACTTACATCTATGACCACGAGCATCAGAAGTATGTTGATGATATCGCAAGTCGCCGTAAGACTTTGGTCTCAACAGGTGACCGAAGTGCTAAGATCCGCACTTATAACTACCCACAGGGACGTGTCACTGACCATCGTATCGGCTTCACTACCCACGACCTTCAGGGCTTCATGAATGGTGAAATCCAAGATATGATTGACGCTTTGACCGTAGCAGAAAATGCTGAGAAGTTGAAGGAAACAGAGTTGTAA
- a CDS encoding AIR synthase-related protein encodes MNNRYMMRGVSAAKEDVHNAIKNIDKGLYPQAFCKIIPDILGGDPEYCNIMHADGAGTKSALAYMYWKETGDLSVWRGIAQDAIVMNTDDLLCVGAVDNILVSSTIGRNKMLVPGEVISAIINGTDELLADMRKMGIGIYPTGGETADVGDLVRTIIVDSTVTCRMRREDVIDNANIRPGDVIVGLSSTGQATYETRYNGGMGSNGLTSARHDVFAKYLAENYPESYDHAVPEELVYSGKYKLTDAVEGSPINAGELVLSPTRTYAPVIKRLLDELRPEVHGMVHCTGGAQTKVLHFVNENCRIIKDNMFPVPPLFRAIKDCSGTDWKEMYQVFNMGHRMEIYVRPEVAEKVIAISKEFNIDAQVVGHIEEGKRSLTIKSEFGTFEY; translated from the coding sequence ATGAACAACAGATACATGATGCGCGGCGTAAGTGCTGCCAAGGAAGATGTGCATAACGCCATCAAGAACATTGATAAAGGTCTTTACCCACAGGCTTTCTGTAAAATTATTCCTGATATTCTTGGTGGAGATCCAGAATATTGCAACATTATGCACGCTGATGGTGCTGGCACGAAGTCTGCCTTAGCTTATATGTATTGGAAGGAGACAGGTGACTTGAGTGTATGGCGTGGTATTGCGCAAGATGCTATCGTAATGAATACAGATGACTTGCTCTGTGTGGGTGCGGTAGATAATATCCTTGTCAGCTCCACTATCGGCCGTAACAAGATGCTTGTACCAGGAGAAGTCATCTCTGCCATCATCAATGGTACTGACGAGCTCTTGGCTGATATGCGTAAGATGGGCATCGGCATCTATCCTACTGGTGGTGAGACTGCTGATGTTGGCGACCTTGTTCGTACGATTATTGTCGATTCAACCGTTACCTGCCGTATGCGTCGTGAGGATGTGATTGATAATGCAAATATCCGTCCTGGCGATGTGATTGTAGGTCTTTCATCTACTGGTCAAGCTACATACGAGACACGCTATAATGGTGGTATGGGTAGCAATGGTCTGACTTCTGCACGTCATGATGTATTTGCTAAGTATCTTGCTGAGAACTATCCAGAAAGTTATGACCATGCTGTACCTGAAGAATTAGTATATAGTGGAAAGTATAAATTGACCGATGCTGTTGAAGGAAGTCCTATTAATGCTGGTGAACTAGTACTCTCACCCACCCGCACATACGCCCCTGTTATCAAACGATTATTAGATGAATTGCGTCCTGAAGTTCATGGTATGGTACATTGTACAGGTGGTGCACAGACTAAGGTTTTGCATTTCGTAAATGAAAACTGCCGCATCATTAAAGATAATATGTTCCCAGTTCCTCCACTCTTCCGTGCTATTAAGGATTGTAGTGGTACTGATTGGAAGGAGATGTATCAGGTATTCAATATGGGACATCGTATGGAAATCTATGTACGTCCTGAGGTTGCTGAGAAGGTTATCGCCATCAGCAAGGAGTTCAACATTGATGCACAGGTTGTCGGACACATTGAAGAAGGCAAGCGCAGCTTAACGATTAAGAGCGAGTTTGGAACATTTGAATATTGA
- the pyrF gene encoding orotidine-5'-phosphate decarboxylase has protein sequence MNRQQLINEIFTKKTFLCVGLDTDINKIPSHLKNEEDPIFAFNKAIIDATAPYCVAYKPNLAFYECYGLKGMLAFEKTIQYIKENYPNHFIIADAKRGDIGNTSKMYAQTFFEEYNLDSVTVAPYMGEDSVKPFLEYDGKWVILLALTSNKGSHDFQLTEDKQGERLFEKVLKKSQEWGTTENLMYVVGATQGKMFEDIRCIAPEHFLLVPGVGAQGGSLQEVCKYGMTKDCGLLVNSSRGIIYASTDKDFAEVAAVKAKELQEEMAIELGNIAK, from the coding sequence ATGAACAGACAACAGTTAATCAACGAAATCTTCACAAAAAAAACATTCTTATGTGTAGGACTTGACACTGATATCAACAAGATACCATCACACTTAAAGAATGAGGAAGATCCTATCTTTGCTTTCAACAAGGCAATCATTGACGCAACAGCACCTTATTGCGTAGCCTACAAACCAAACCTTGCTTTCTATGAGTGCTATGGTTTGAAAGGTATGTTAGCATTTGAAAAGACCATTCAATACATAAAGGAGAACTATCCAAACCACTTTATCATTGCTGATGCTAAGCGTGGTGATATCGGCAATACCTCTAAGATGTATGCCCAAACGTTCTTCGAAGAGTATAATCTTGATTCTGTTACCGTTGCTCCCTACATGGGTGAAGACAGCGTAAAGCCATTCCTCGAGTATGACGGAAAGTGGGTTATCCTACTCGCATTGACAAGTAATAAAGGTAGTCATGACTTCCAGCTGACAGAGGATAAGCAGGGAGAGCGCCTCTTTGAAAAGGTCTTAAAGAAATCACAGGAATGGGGTACAACCGAAAACCTCATGTACGTTGTAGGTGCAACACAGGGAAAGATGTTTGAAGATATTCGTTGTATAGCACCAGAACATTTCCTTTTGGTACCTGGTGTCGGTGCACAGGGTGGAAGCTTACAGGAGGTTTGTAAGTATGGAATGACTAAGGACTGTGGCCTCCTTGTCAACTCATCACGTGGTATTATCTACGCAAGCACAGATAAAGACTTTGCTGAAGTAGCTGCTGTAAAAGCAAAAGAACTGCAAGAAGAAATGGCTATTGAACTAGGGAATATCGCAAAATAA
- a CDS encoding PCMD domain-containing protein, whose product MKLIKSLILIITAGLLLSSCIKEEALNAEADITDVVVDGVKLVRKPVITNNEVLFYVNGWENLTNLAPKFNVTEGAKIEPASGTAFNFTQPHSYTVTSQDGLWKKTYKVSFVTNDVATDFHFETLKNDSTSKYHTFVDKTADGNLAEWGSGNAGVAFLLGNSKATDYPTSQADDGYKGKCVKLTTISTGSVGALFGAPIAAGNLFTGDFQIDLANAAKSTHFGRPFYKIPKELSGYYKYKAGKKFQDKKQNEIKNRKDSMAIYAVFFETGDGVEYLDGTNSLTSDHIVLLAELKNGKETNEWTHFSIPFKPVVGRTIDKEKLKNGKYSLAIIMSSSKDGAVFNGAVGSTLYVDELKLYSE is encoded by the coding sequence ATGAAGTTAATCAAATCTTTGATTCTTATCATCACAGCAGGTTTATTGCTTTCTTCATGTATTAAGGAAGAAGCACTAAATGCAGAAGCCGACATTACAGATGTTGTGGTTGACGGAGTAAAACTTGTCCGTAAGCCTGTTATCACTAATAACGAAGTACTCTTCTATGTTAATGGTTGGGAAAATTTAACTAACTTAGCACCAAAATTTAATGTAACTGAAGGAGCAAAGATTGAACCCGCAAGTGGTACAGCATTTAACTTTACACAGCCTCATAGCTATACTGTGACCTCACAGGATGGTCTATGGAAGAAGACTTATAAGGTGTCTTTTGTTACAAATGATGTTGCAACTGATTTCCATTTTGAAACGCTCAAGAATGATTCAACTAGTAAATATCATACTTTTGTTGATAAAACCGCTGATGGTAATCTTGCAGAGTGGGGAAGTGGTAATGCTGGCGTTGCATTCCTCTTAGGAAATAGTAAGGCTACTGATTATCCTACAAGTCAGGCGGATGATGGCTATAAAGGGAAATGCGTGAAGTTAACCACCATAAGTACGGGCTCTGTTGGAGCTTTATTTGGTGCTCCTATTGCTGCAGGTAACCTCTTTACTGGTGATTTTCAAATTGATTTGGCAAATGCAGCAAAGTCAACTCATTTTGGTCGTCCGTTCTATAAAATACCTAAGGAATTGTCAGGCTACTACAAGTATAAAGCTGGTAAGAAGTTCCAAGACAAGAAGCAAAATGAAATTAAGAATCGTAAGGATAGTATGGCTATTTATGCTGTATTCTTTGAGACTGGAGATGGGGTTGAATATCTTGATGGTACCAACTCATTGACTAGTGACCACATAGTCCTACTTGCAGAACTTAAAAATGGTAAGGAGACGAATGAATGGACACATTTCTCAATTCCATTCAAACCTGTTGTGGGTCGTACCATAGATAAGGAAAAATTGAAGAATGGTAAGTATAGCCTTGCTATCATCATGTCATCAAGTAAGGATGGTGCTGTCTTCAATGGTGCTGTGGGTAGTACGCTTTATGTTGATGAATTAAAGTTGTACTCAGAGTGA
- a CDS encoding ATP-dependent helicase → MINQDKEETILSALNESQREAVEYCTGPSLVIAGAGSGKTRVLTYKIAYLLDKGLAPWNILALTFTNKAAREMKERIAQITTAKDAQHLYMGTFHSIFARILRREGETIGFGNNFTIYDESDSRSLIKSIVKALDLDEKTYKPASVHNFISMAKNHLITAAEYAEDRAAIERDRSARMPAIHMIYKAYEARCRQANAMDFDDILLYTFLLFRDNKEIREKYGQQFEYILVDEYQDTNYAQVSIISQLAETHRRICVVGDDYQSIYSFRGANIDNILDFKHKFDDAKLFKLERNYRSTQLIVQAANSLMKHNERQIPKDVFSKEAEGDKILYKPCYSDREEAMVVANELKRIKRNDDCDYGHFAILYRTNAQSRSFEDEFRKQGIPYKIIGGLSFYQRKEIKDIIAYFRLVSNPDDEEAFRRIINYPTRGIGNTTVQKIIDCAQRNSVSLWETILNPIQYGLDVNKGTMTKLFAFRTLISGFIKNVALKDAYELGKDIIEESGVSADIRSGSEPEDLARRENLEEFMSAMQGFVDAGREEGREENVYLTDYLQEVALYTDADKEDDDTPKVTLMTIHAAKGLEFPTVFVVGLEENIFPSPMSASSRREIEEERRLLYVAITRAERHCILTNAKNRFRYGSMQIDNPSRFLNDFDPTLLHVEDEVNSALGGERRKMPWDEDNNSRSAWGRNRSDDNFREYEPNKAYTGSRPWGQEYRQMGSRWQNSNPVASQFRADPKPKITERKRPEAAVDPFSERTKRKLIAEGGNFKRLSSAMTNGGRTLSSESTSISSASSTASVAGLSVGVTIEHQRFGIGKVLNLEGSGENAKATVEFRNAGTKQLLLKFAKFKVVG, encoded by the coding sequence ATGATAAATCAAGATAAGGAAGAGACTATCCTCTCCGCACTGAATGAAAGCCAGCGTGAGGCAGTAGAGTATTGTACCGGACCATCATTAGTGATTGCTGGTGCTGGCTCTGGTAAGACACGTGTGCTTACCTATAAGATTGCTTACCTGCTTGATAAAGGTTTAGCTCCATGGAACATTCTTGCACTTACGTTTACAAACAAAGCTGCAAGAGAGATGAAGGAACGTATTGCACAGATAACAACCGCTAAAGATGCACAACACCTTTATATGGGGACTTTCCATTCCATCTTCGCACGTATCCTGCGTCGTGAAGGAGAGACTATTGGCTTTGGAAATAATTTTACTATTTATGATGAGAGCGACTCACGTTCACTTATCAAGAGTATTGTAAAAGCCTTAGACCTTGACGAGAAAACGTATAAGCCTGCTTCGGTGCATAACTTTATCTCAATGGCAAAGAACCATCTTATCACAGCTGCAGAATATGCAGAAGATCGTGCTGCTATTGAACGTGATCGAAGTGCACGTATGCCCGCAATCCACATGATTTACAAAGCATACGAAGCAAGATGTCGTCAGGCAAATGCTATGGACTTTGATGATATTTTGCTTTATACCTTCTTGCTCTTCCGTGATAACAAAGAGATTAGAGAGAAGTATGGACAGCAGTTTGAATATATCTTGGTAGATGAGTATCAAGACACAAACTATGCACAGGTAAGTATCATCAGTCAGCTGGCTGAGACACATCGTCGTATCTGCGTTGTGGGTGACGACTATCAGAGTATCTATTCTTTCCGTGGTGCAAACATTGACAATATCCTTGACTTCAAGCATAAGTTTGACGATGCTAAACTCTTTAAGTTAGAGCGTAATTACCGCTCAACACAGCTCATCGTACAGGCTGCTAACTCGTTGATGAAACACAACGAACGACAGATTCCTAAGGATGTGTTTTCTAAAGAAGCCGAAGGAGATAAGATTCTCTATAAGCCTTGCTACAGTGATAGGGAAGAGGCTATGGTTGTTGCGAATGAACTGAAGCGTATCAAACGCAATGATGATTGCGATTATGGCCACTTTGCCATCCTTTATCGTACGAATGCACAGAGTCGTTCTTTCGAGGATGAGTTTCGCAAACAAGGGATACCTTACAAGATTATCGGTGGACTTTCTTTCTATCAACGTAAGGAAATTAAAGATATCATCGCATATTTTCGGTTGGTCTCTAATCCTGATGACGAAGAAGCATTCCGACGTATCATCAATTACCCAACACGTGGAATTGGTAATACGACTGTTCAAAAGATTATTGATTGTGCCCAACGAAATTCTGTTTCGCTATGGGAAACCATCCTCAATCCTATACAATATGGATTAGATGTCAATAAAGGTACAATGACAAAGCTTTTTGCTTTTAGAACGCTTATAAGTGGGTTTATTAAGAATGTAGCACTCAAAGATGCATACGAGCTTGGAAAAGACATTATTGAAGAGAGTGGGGTAAGTGCTGATATCCGTTCTGGGAGCGAACCAGAGGACTTGGCTCGGCGAGAGAACTTAGAAGAGTTTATGTCGGCTATGCAGGGGTTTGTGGACGCTGGACGCGAAGAAGGACGTGAAGAGAATGTCTATCTTACTGACTACCTTCAGGAAGTAGCTTTATACACAGATGCTGACAAGGAAGACGATGATACCCCGAAAGTGACATTGATGACAATTCATGCAGCAAAGGGATTGGAATTCCCTACGGTATTTGTCGTTGGATTGGAGGAAAATATATTCCCAAGTCCTATGTCAGCAAGTTCAAGACGTGAGATAGAAGAAGAGAGAAGACTACTCTATGTGGCTATAACTCGTGCCGAACGACATTGTATATTGACGAATGCAAAGAATCGTTTTCGCTACGGATCAATGCAAATTGACAATCCAAGTCGATTCTTAAATGATTTTGATCCTACACTGCTTCATGTAGAAGATGAAGTAAACAGTGCTTTGGGAGGTGAACGACGTAAGATGCCTTGGGACGAGGACAATAACTCAAGAAGTGCTTGGGGACGTAATCGTTCAGACGATAACTTCCGTGAATACGAACCAAACAAAGCATACACAGGTAGCAGACCTTGGGGACAAGAATATCGTCAAATGGGTTCAAGATGGCAGAACTCAAATCCTGTTGCAAGCCAATTTCGTGCTGATCCAAAGCCGAAGATAACTGAACGTAAACGTCCAGAAGCTGCTGTTGACCCATTCTCAGAGCGTACTAAACGCAAATTAATAGCAGAAGGTGGTAATTTTAAACGGCTGTCGTCTGCAATGACAAATGGCGGTAGAACATTATCTTCAGAGAGTACTTCAATATCCTCGGCTTCATCGACGGCTTCAGTAGCTGGACTCAGTGTTGGTGTGACCATTGAACATCAGCGCTTTGGCATTGGAAAGGTATTAAATCTTGAAGGCTCTGGAGAAAATGCTAAGGCTACCGTTGAGTTCCGTAATGCAGGAACAAAACAACTATTGCTGAAGTTTGCCAAGTTTAAGGTTGTTGGGTAA
- a CDS encoding IS1634 family transposase — MHANVQTRFNPATGDMAPYYRIKESYRDVQGHVHSLILLNIGFEPSLTAVQVRKIAYALTERFKNRSTPSLFKEHLDGLTPIEQVKADEWWSRMENEGGIDRFNKEEQKSLRKYENYVDLETAKYTDARNVGAEWLCKQTIDKLQLEGFLRKNGWTENTIHTALSALIVRTVYAVSERSSYYYLRDNSAAGELYSGVPGWTPGINSLYKVTDKLYELKEQLERHLCNVTDDLFNIDNKLMLFDLTNFYFEGSKRNSNKAKFGRSKEKRSDCKLLVLALCINKEGFIRYSSILEGNTADPKSLPNMIDTLAKRNPSRTKDTLVVMDAGVATEENLELIKRKGYNYLCVSRTKMKDYTLSDDNKSVTVMDARRQKITLKEVKTEDDKDYYLEITSPSKAMTESSMNRVWRERFEMELKRINDGISKKGGTKTYEKVVERTGRAIQKYPSIAKFYQISYIKDEKKPKQMLRVDWEIKDLSAMESGHGVYFLRSNVRTLSERVTWEYYNLIREIECTNRQLKNDLNLRPIYHQKDERSDAHLFFGLLAYWVVNTIRCQLKREGESCYWTEIVRRMSTQKLVTTKGKNPLGENIEMRQCSSPSKQAKQIYDKLNLKHSPYKKNKICRTQSP; from the coding sequence ATGCACGCAAATGTACAGACACGATTCAACCCTGCAACAGGCGACATGGCTCCTTATTATCGCATTAAGGAGTCATATCGTGACGTGCAGGGTCATGTACATTCGCTAATTCTGTTGAACATCGGGTTCGAGCCTTCACTTACAGCCGTACAGGTTCGAAAAATTGCATACGCACTTACCGAACGCTTCAAAAACAGAAGTACACCCTCGCTTTTCAAGGAACATCTTGACGGACTTACTCCTATTGAACAGGTAAAGGCTGATGAATGGTGGAGCCGTATGGAGAACGAAGGTGGAATTGATAGGTTTAACAAGGAAGAGCAGAAGTCGCTGAGAAAATATGAGAACTACGTTGACCTTGAGACGGCAAAATATACTGACGCAAGGAATGTCGGTGCTGAGTGGCTCTGCAAGCAGACGATAGACAAACTGCAATTAGAGGGTTTCCTGCGCAAAAACGGCTGGACGGAGAATACAATACACACAGCTTTGTCAGCATTGATTGTTCGCACAGTATATGCTGTTTCTGAACGTTCGTCTTATTATTATTTGCGTGATAACTCGGCTGCTGGTGAACTTTATAGTGGAGTTCCTGGCTGGACACCAGGAATCAATTCTCTGTATAAAGTCACTGACAAATTATATGAACTAAAGGAACAGTTAGAGCGTCATCTGTGCAACGTTACTGACGATCTCTTTAATATAGACAACAAGTTGATGCTCTTCGACTTAACCAACTTCTATTTCGAGGGCAGCAAGCGTAACAGCAACAAGGCCAAGTTCGGCCGATCAAAAGAAAAACGCTCTGACTGTAAGCTACTTGTACTTGCACTATGTATCAATAAAGAAGGTTTTATACGTTATTCTTCTATCTTGGAGGGTAATACAGCAGACCCTAAGTCTCTGCCCAATATGATTGATACGTTAGCAAAGAGGAATCCATCACGGACAAAAGATACGCTCGTTGTCATGGATGCAGGTGTTGCCACGGAAGAGAACTTGGAGCTGATCAAAAGAAAAGGTTACAATTATCTCTGCGTATCCCGTACAAAGATGAAGGACTATACGCTCAGTGATGATAACAAGAGTGTTACGGTAATGGATGCCCGTCGGCAGAAAATAACGCTGAAAGAGGTTAAGACAGAAGATGACAAGGATTATTATCTCGAAATAACATCTCCTTCGAAAGCTATGACAGAGTCGTCTATGAACAGGGTCTGGAGAGAGCGTTTTGAGATGGAACTGAAGAGAATAAACGATGGAATCTCCAAGAAAGGTGGAACAAAAACCTATGAAAAGGTTGTTGAACGTACAGGACGTGCCATACAGAAGTACCCATCTATAGCGAAGTTCTATCAGATAAGCTACATAAAAGATGAGAAGAAACCCAAGCAGATGCTGCGCGTAGACTGGGAGATAAAAGACCTCTCTGCAATGGAGTCCGGTCACGGAGTCTACTTCCTCCGCAGCAATGTCAGGACACTTTCTGAGCGTGTGACATGGGAATACTACAATCTCATTCGTGAGATAGAATGCACGAACAGGCAACTTAAGAATGACCTCAACCTCCGTCCTATCTATCATCAGAAAGATGAGCGAAGCGACGCACACCTCTTCTTCGGTTTATTAGCCTATTGGGTGGTAAACACCATCCGCTGTCAATTAAAACGAGAAGGAGAATCCTGTTACTGGACTGAGATTGTACGACGTATGAGCACCCAGAAGCTCGTCACAACAAAAGGGAAAAATCCATTAGGTGAGAACATCGAGATGCGCCAATGTAGTAGTCCTTCGAAGCAAGCAAAACAGATATACGATAAGTTGAACTTAAAACACTCACCATACAAAAAGAATAAAATTTGTAGGACACAGAGTCCATAA